CGGGGGGATGGTGGTGGGAGGCCAAGTAAATGCATGATATATATCTCAGcccaacaaacaaacaaataaacagacaAACGAACAGGTAAATGGAGAAGACTAGATGATGAAGACAGCTTTAGCGCCAATATAATTTTTGGTGCTAGCTTGGAGTATAAGGGGGAACGCCATGGCCAGGCACCCCTTGTCCATACGTCGGGCCTCCTCCAGCAGTTCCATGCAAACCAATAGCAGCACCCGAACCCACTACTTCATGAATTCCTTCATCTTCCTCTACTGACATTGTAACAATTTGCTCTCCAAATGGACCTGTTGCGGCCGTTTCACGAACTTCTTCGTGTTCTTCAACATAAGCGGCTGCAGGAACCATCActggcttcttcttcttttttgccaAGCAGATGAGACCAACTAAGAGGAATGCAATGAAGAGCGCACCGCCTGCGGAGACACAGGCAACGATAATAGTTGTGTGGTTGCCTCCGGGCGGTGACCCAATTTGTGACGACGGTGGGACAGAGTTAAAAGGAGAAGGCCCAAAGACTGGTGGGAACTGGCCATGTTGGGGAGTGGGTGGCAGGGAATATGGTCGTGGTGGTGCTGCTGTAGTTGGAGGTAATATTGGTTGCGGAGTTGGACCATATGTTGGAACCCGCGGAGGCGCTGGAGGTATAATGGTAGTTGGTGTTGGTGATGGTGGTGTTTTATGCGGTGGTGGTGAGTTTGGGGATGGAACTGGACTAATGGTGGGACTTGGTGGAGATACGAGTTGCGGTGCTGGAGCTGGAGCAGTGTGCGGTTTTGGTGGCGGAACAGAACCGTTCGAGGGGGTTGGGCCTGTTGGCGGAGATGCAGCTACTGGTGGGGGCGTTGGGGTTGGGCCATTATTCGGTGTTGGCGGTGGAAATGAAGGTGGTACTGGTGCAATTGGTTGTGATCTTGGTGGTGAAACCGGACTGATAGTAGGAGTTGGAGGACCTATGGGATGAGGTGGCGGTGCTTGATTGGGAGTCGGAGGTTGGTAGACCGTTGGAGTTGGTGGAGGCGGCTTGGGATGGCcatgatggtggtggtgatgaGGTGGTGGCGGTGGCTTGGGATGGccgtggtggtggtggtggtgaggtggtggcGGTGTCTTGGGTTGGCCATACTGATTGTGTGGTGGGCTTGGGGGCGGCGGAGGGTTACATGGGACCGCTGAAGGGGGTGGAGGGGGTGGTGtagatggtggtggtggagagTAGTACGGGTAACTCATCTTTAAAGATAGTTTGGGACGAGATTTCAAAGAGAGTACTACTAAGTAAGGTGGACGTACAAAGCAGATGCATGATGGGCACTATTTGTACTGGTAGGGGTCAAGACTCTTTAGCTTCCTAGTTAGTCCAACTTCGGACACTACACATGTAAGTTATCAATATCAATCCAAGTTGTGCTCGTcggtgtatatataaattatatgttaCTTAATTATAGGATTAAGTACTACAGATGGATGGGATTTTTGAATTATAGTACTACTTCAATTAGTCATGTCATGTCGATATattatcaaacttatgaatAAAATGCTTCATCCTCTGAATCTTAAATTTCCTTCCAAAACTTGATGACATTTTGTTATACGTACGTATGTTATCATGTTATTGATTGGTCTGATCAACCGCCACGTGGCGCCAACCCATCTAAAAACTATGTATATGAACacgtttaaaattatatctgaTCTCTCTAGCTTTCTCATGATCTGGCTCATAATTCAAGTcctgaaaaaataatatcaacttgcatatatatagatataaagtCAAACTGAAGGATCACAATCAGTGTCACTATCATATGTTTCTCTAAGAGATAAATGagaatcatttattatatagtaagtCGTTCTTAATTTGAGGCCATGAGATTCCAATTTCGTAACCTCAATTCCGTGGTGAACTTTTGTTCATTATGTTTCTCATTAAGTTATGATAATATTCTTTTCCTCTGGGCTATGATTGTGATGATCAGATATTCAACCATGAACATCGGTTGAAACTAATTAAGGTCATATATATGCAAATAATCTCAATCACCAAAGCTAgcttcttaaatttttttttttgattaaaaaaaataaaaaccaacattTATAGTGGAACTAAGAGAAAGAAGAGTTAATATAGATACAGTCCCCATTTGAGGATAACTCATACAAGTTTATACAGTTATgtttaaacaaattttaaaattacaacattaatatttttttaaaatgatattttcctcttttctccTAATTCATCAATGGGACCACACACGCAATCCTCCACTCCAaactgcaaataaaatttcttaagaAAAAAAGCCCCtctcacaaaaaaattaatattctcttCATAGTTTCAATAAGCTTCCTCACTTTTTATacccattaaaataaaaagatctcCAAACATGAGCTTAATTTCTCAATccaatcataatttttaatgttttctaTCGCTTTGATAAAATTCCATActacttttctttaaaatttgctctcaaaagtttccaaaaatttgaaaaaacctTGCATCCAAACATATACTTAAGTattctttatcttatttcacTTCCAATATTACTTAATTCAATGATAGGATTTGCATGAGTTGAATTCTTCCACAGGATTCGCAATTGAATTCAATAGAATTATGATTCATCGATCAGCACGTGGGCACCATTCACTTGAGCAAACAATTCAGTCGATTGATCTCAAATCTATAAATCCATAGAGAAAAACTACACGCCAGAAGAAAAGGACGTACTTCGTTTTAGTCCACTGCTAATTTCATACGGGGGAAGGCATCAAGGTATGCCGATCATGAGGTTGGCATGACCCAATCAGTTTTGATGTCTATGTACTCTATATCGAAAactttaatgttttatttttaatattgttttcaagaTTCACCTAATCTGTCAATGGGTATTGATGAAGTAAAGAAAAACATGCATATTGCGTAATTCGAACCCTTTTCCACATTGAACCatttaggccttgtttgtttagccaaaactaaaaatctcatctcatctcatctcaactcatcattacatctttttcaaatcccaatacaaaatataataaacaatctaactttttcaaatcccaatacaaaattaatattcaaaaattatattataataatattttatttattattatttaaaacatttcatctcatctcatctcatctgtgtaaccaaatgggACCTTAAAGAACCTACTCATTATAAATTACTACTTGCAACAGTGCTCCAAGTTGACATATTATATTGCATGCTTTTATatgtttcactctttttttaataacacTCCATAGGGCCCCagaaaggcaagataaggtgccAACCTCAGCTTTCCTAGCTTGCATGATGCCTCCCTCCGTATGAAATTAACAGTGGACTAAAAAACTAGTCGTTTTCTTTTAGCGTGTAGCATTGTATATTCAATTACATGTAAAGATTTGACATCAATCTAAATTATTTGCTTAACTGAATGATGCCCACATGCTGATCATCAATGAATCATACTTCTATGATCATTCTACTGCAACTCCCGCTGGAGTACCGAAGAATATTTCAACTGCATATCCTATAATTGAAGTAACGtcatgagtaaaataagaaaataagataagaaaCTTAATGATATGTTTGGATGTAAGATTTTCTTGGAAGTTTCATTATTTGTAACAttgtgatctctctctctctctctctctctctctctctctctctagaatagATCATTCTACTGCAAATCCCGCTGGATCGAAGAATTCAACTGATCAAAATCCTATAATTGAAGTAATGgagtaaaataagataagaatacttaaggatatgttttgatttaag
This genomic window from Carya illinoinensis cultivar Pawnee chromosome 7, C.illinoinensisPawnee_v1, whole genome shotgun sequence contains:
- the LOC122316385 gene encoding glycine-rich cell wall structural protein 1-like, producing the protein MKSAPPAETQATIIVVWLPPGGDPICDDGGTELKGEGPKTGGNWPCWGVGGREYGRGGAAVVGGNIGCGVGPYVGTRGGAGGIMVVGVGDGGVLCGGGEFGDGTGLMVGLGGDTSCGAGAGAVCGFGGGTEPFEGVGPVGGDAATGGGVGVGPLFGVGGGNEGGTGAIGCDLGGETGLIVGVGGPMG